Part of the Molothrus ater isolate BHLD 08-10-18 breed brown headed cowbird chromosome 9, BPBGC_Mater_1.1, whole genome shotgun sequence genome is shown below.
CACTGTACAAGCATCTTACAAAGAAATAGAAGAGATACCTTATGATtctataaattaaatttaaaaaaaaataataatccttAGAATCACTGGCAGTAAGACACAGTAGCAATTTCAGTGAAGCAATATAGCTGCTGTTTCCAAATTCCTAGCTGGCACTGTGGTGCTCATTCAGAGCCAAAGCAGACTTTCAGCATAACCAATCCTCACCACTCCAGCAGGGCTTTACCTTGCAGGGAGCAGACGCAGCTCTCGTAGAAGCTCTGTTACACAACTGCAATGATCCATGGCAGGTCAATGGCACTGCTTGGTGATCACCTGTGCCCCTCAGCTcccaggtgccagcagcagccattAACATCCTCCCTAATGAGCCTACAGCTACAACCTGCAAAAGCTCAGGTGCAGGATCAGCACTCACAACACTGAGAAGACTTTTTCACACTGGTTGCTTCTTACAGACAGGTACAGTGCATTTATAGCACATCACCTAAGGAGATTAAGGAAAACAGTATTTCTTGAGGTGCCAAGTTGTAAATGGCTGTGTATATTCATTCCAACACTTGGGATGCAGCTGCAAATCTATTCAGAATCTCCTCAATGCAGTTTCCTCCATCAGTGTGATGACTACTGGACTGCAGCCCACTTTGCCCCCACTGCCAGTTTATCCACTCTGTACAGGCATTATTATTACACTGACAGAATTGGTCACAGTAGCACATCCTGCTCTCTAACAAACCAGCTAGATAAGGTCCAGGCTTCAAAGTGCTGCAGGCAAGGAACAAAACTCCTAAGAGTATACTAACATGGcagtgggaggaaaaataatatagcaaacagaaataaagaagaaataatagaTTTAGAGAGCCTTCTTTATAAATCACATGTGGTTTATATTCCCTGCAACCCAGCTGAATGAAAGCTTTCCTCCTATAacagaaataagttttattaTATGAACAAGTAACATATTCCTCAAACACTGCCAAATTTGAGTCCCAAGAGGCAACTTGACATTAATCATCTGCTCAACACTGTATGTGTTTCAACCACCTCTTGCTAGTCCTTctacttctgcttttcctgtattttgcaTTCCTAATATTGTGGTCTTCCACAAAATAAtaccttcttttcctttttggatATTATCACTTGTATAACTGGCTTGCTACTAAATGGCTAAAGAAAAGTTTAAGGTTTTTTCTGGTACCTGGTATCTGACTCAGCTTTTATTTGCAGGAGCAGTGATAACAATAACAGGTTGATCCCTCAGAAAGTCGTAAGATAATCACTCACTCctcaaacaaaaccaagttCATTAAGACGTTAACCTTAAGAGCTACTGAAAGCAGGACTATAGTTACAGATCTGGGCAGGACTAAGTTGTGGAAAGTCAAACTGACCACACAAGGGCTACAAAGGACAAAAAGTAGAAATATATTGCCCATTAAAACTTAAAAAGTGGTAGATGAGGAGAAACTAAAAAATTATAAacgcaaaaaaaaaatacccttaCGTTCAGTAGTTAAAACTATGGACAAAGAGCATTCCTTTttagaaaaaagcttttcaaaactTAGTCTGACCTTCAAACCATCACTTTGTGAACTAATTCTGCAGCAAGAGTAGCAGCAATGTACAATCCTAAGCAGTTTTAAGATGCTTGAAAGAGTTACAAGAGCATTTAAACAACAGCATACTAAATAAAGCAACTGATAACACACACAGGTTTCTTCTAGTCCAGTGAAGCTGGTTTAGATTTCAGGTAAGTTTTGTCCCAGCTTTATAAGGAAGTAATTGGAAGTACAAAGTCCTTCCTACTGAAGAGGGATGCACAGTCCAGAAGACTTGCTAACCATTAATTAAACTAGTAAGAAGGAACGCTTGGACAGGCCTACAAATTAGTTTTAACatactataaatatatataagcAATTAATTTAGAAGGACTGTATTACAAGGAGGTCTTTTTGCCAGCATTTTCAGGTCTAATCGAATTATCACTTTAAAAAGAGGCATAAAGTTTCCAGACAAAATTTAAGCAGGGACTAGAACCTCTTAACTGATCTTTTTGAGATGCAAGACTCAGCACGTTCTTCCAAATTCTGAGATGGTTGCACAGCTCTCCATAGCAACCCAGGATACACGAGCCCTGCAGTCACTGGCAAGAATCTAACAGGAACAACATTCGGCTGAAAAAACTTctaaagcagaagaaaggcCACAGCTTCAGGGTGGGGTAAAATTTGTGTCTTGGCAATCAGGTCAATAAAGGGATAGAGAGCAGTTTCTGATTTACTATGCTCCTCcactgaaaaagtgaaaaagcaaTAGAAGGGCGGGAACTACATTAGCAAAACCTGCAGTGTATACAGGTCTGGTATGATCCGAGTTTAGATATGCCACAACACAACGCCTGACTCAAACTCTCGAACACGAGTTTAGAGTTTGCTCCCTGTGTCCCTTACTCCTCACGTTATGCTCGCAGATTCTTTGGTTCCGGTTCTCCCACCAGCCTGTTTCGCTCCTGCCCTtatgctttcattttatttatccATCTCGTTAGCACAACACAAGTGCCCAAAGGCGGCCgatgcacagccctgctggtaCCGGCTCCCTTCAGAGCCTCCGGGGCGATCGCGGCACACAACCCACCCGCGCCGGGCACCGGCACCTCCTGCCTTTGTTGGCCACGGGCGCTCGGCGGCCGCCGGCACACGGCACCGGGCTCGCCCAGGGCCGCACCGCCGCTCCATTCGCCGACACACCGCCCCGCTCGGGGCCGCGGCACTGCCGGGCCCGCCTCCGGAGCCCCCGTTCTGCCACCCGGCGCTCCCCGCCGCACCGCTCACCTGCGTGCCGGGCCAGCGGGGCTGCGAGAGGCCAGCTGGGCTCCAGGGGCCGGCGCTGTGCGAGCCGGGCTGGCGGAGCCGAGCGGGGCCGTGAGGGGCGGCGAGCCCCGCCCGCCCACGCGCAGCCGCTCCTCGAACCCGCCAATCGCCGCCGCGCGCGCCCGGCCCCAGGGGCGCGGCCGCCAACGGCCGGCGCGGCCGCATCATCCGCACGGACCAATGGGAGGGCGGCGCGCaccgggccggggcgggcggagcgttcggcggcggccccgcggcgcgGTCACGCTGTGCCCCCGGCCGGGAACGGCAGCGCCGGTGCCCACAGGAAAGACAGGCTGCAAGCTCGCCTCTGCCGCCTCGAGCGACTGCAGACAAGGTGAAACAATGCAGTTTATGATGCTGAGCTGCTAGTAAATTGCATTGTATTTGATACACGGGGACGAAAAGTAAATTAGAGAAAGATCACAACTTTTTTCCCAGAGCATAAGCTAAAGCAACGCTTTAGAGTGACAAGGGAAAGGGGTTGGGGGATTTGGTTAGGTTTTTTCAGCCTGAGATTGAACTCTAGCACCACTCGTGGCTCTGTTACCAAGTTTTTTTGTCTTCACGACTACAGCGGGATTGCTacactggcagcagctgctgttcccgATGCTTTTGTCATTTGTGTCTTATTTCCTCCAGCAGACTTCCACTAGCGCAAATAGGGAAGCATTCATAGCAGTACGATTGTTCTAAAAAAGCTACAGTAGGGtgataatgaaatattaattatatagaTAACTAGGTATTATTGTCATGTGTATTTGAGTATAAAATAACTATTAATCATACATTTCAGATTTCGATCCATGCAATAATAAAAGCTCTGTCCACAACCAGCAAAGCAATGGCATTGATATTCTACATAAACTGGATATGGAGACTACAAAAAAGTGCAAAGTGCCAGACTGGATGAAAGCCCAAATGAATAATTCATTTGCAGATGCATTAGGCTGTAGCACAGATGCaactgaagaggaagaagattACTTAGCTTATGATGGAGATGTAGGAATAGGCTGTAAATACAACAATAACTCAGAGAATTTGAATGCCTGTAGTTGTACAAAAGATATTTCTGCTATTTTAAACGTAGCCTGTTCTGAAGAtaacaaaaacataaaagcagcagccaaTTATGAAACTCCTCTACAGCCTGAAGAATTCTCCAGTCATCACAGAGGCACCAGAGGAACAACTGCAGCTCCAATTGAAATGCCTGGAAGCGAAGCTTCCTTTCAGCAGGAATTACCTGTTGGTAGCCCCAGTAAAGCAGACAGCAAAGAACATGGAACTACCTCCAGGATGTCCACGGTCCTCCTGCGTCATTTTTCTAGGGGAGAATTACTAAGCACATGCCCCTTAATTGAATGTGAGACAATACCAGAGGTGTCCTTTACTGAAAGTATCGATGACACCGGGAGCAAACCTGAGCCTTCAGAACACAGCAAAGGCTCTTTAGTGTATGAACAATGGGCAGCGAGCTCCGAGGAGTATCCCTTAGAAAAGCACAAAGAAGTACAGGCTCATGACAAAAATGGAAACTCATTAAATGGAAATAGATCTGTTTCAAAGAAacctattttttcttctggtcAATGTTGGTGCAAGCAAGACTTTTCACAAGTGATTAATGAGGCTGGACAAACACACACCTTTCAAAACATGAAAGATGAGAGAGCCCTGTTTAAGAGAACAGTTTTACCTTGTGAGCTCAAATATGGCCAAGGGCAAGCTCCCTGTTGCCTTCCTGACTTCTCTGAAGTTGCTTCAGAAGTTCAAGTACCAAAAAAACCTGACAATATTACCTCAGTTCCTTCAACTGCAAGAGAAAAACCCTTTCCTATTTTGCAAAGTAAATCAGTATCTATGAAcaacattttggaaaataagAATTACTTCAATTCTGCTGAAGTAGAGAATCAAGAAGAAAGGAGTATTTCAGAACTGCTGCGACAGCTACAGGTAATTAGGATGCTTGAAGAAATTCTCCATACTGGGTAAGAGTGGTTTATTGTAAGAAGATATTCTTATCCCATAAAATCTAACATGACTAGCTCTATAGGTATCAGTGAGTACATATCTGACTCAAAAACTCCTTTCACAAATAAAGTTCTGTGGGACTGACTTTATACAGAACTGTCATTACCATTATTTAAAGGCTTAGTATTATTTAATACACCAGTATTTAACACTGGAGCATTGTTTGGGATGATAAAGCATCCTATCAAATCATTAGGAAATCCACTATAAAGTGTTATTTCTAGtgttatatttaaatatttaaagtcacaaaaatacttcaaatacatttttaaaaacaacattttattttttactgtacCCACGTTAAGACATCTTTGCCTTTTTTCACATCTAACACACTTCAGCTACTGAGACTGGTATCTATTGATAAAGGATTTTTTCGACAGTATTTCTCTTACTGTTGtgagtttattttaaagcttGTTGGTAATTAGGTAACTGCTGCTCAATTTCATGCCCTGACATGGAGCTCACTCACTGAGCTTTACAGGTCCTTAATTCTGTTCCTAGATTTACATCTTAGTAAATTGCTTGAGATACAACAAGTTTTAATAGTTTTCCCTATTATCTCCTGGCTGCAAATGAGATGCTGACACAGCATGCTGACATCCAGAATCATACTGACCATCTGAGATTAAATCCTAAGGTAAATCtctcaaaatacttttttttttaagttattctTCTTCACCTCTAGCACTATGTCTATCCCCCTAAAACTATTTCACCACCTTCATATTGTATTTCCCATTTATACAAATCCTCTATATTTTCACAACACAGGAGTATTTTAAGTATATACAATGAGACACTTTACACATCTGTCAACtcagaaaatatatataataatataatatatatttcattaatattttgtattttgagtTAAAGTTTTTTGTCCAGCTCCATAAGTGTTCTATACATTGTATCTATAATGAAGGTTCTCATTTTAACAGATACTTCCTCAGTCAGACTTTGCAAATGCCAACATTGCCATTTCCTCAGGACACACTGGGACACCACCTGATGTCATCACATTACGTGCTCCTGTCCCTGTACAACCTACACATGGTTTGCTTAaagcaagtaaataaaattacagtAGCTATGCAAATGACTATTTAATGTAATTTGATTACATTTTTGGGCCAAAATTGCAATTGACCAATCTTCCCTTGTATTCCATAGGACTGCAGCCTGGAACAGCAGCATCAGCACtaccagcagctgggaaagtAAAAGCACAATGTCTAAATCCTTCTGATTCACTGCCAGAACTAACACTAGGAGAAAAGATGTCTCAAATACTTAAGGATCAGACAGAGCAACTGACTAAGAAAGTAAGAGCTCTCTTTCAATATCCACTTTGCACTGATGCTCAAATTCCATACTCTCTCGGCAAATTGGTTTAAACATAATAATTAAGTCTAATATTTTGTCTTGAAGGTGGAAGACTTCTCTAAACATATGATCCAGGAAACACTCTTTTTACAAGACAAATATCTGGTAaattaatttatgtattttgagCTATCTGAAATACACTTGAAATGGCTGTAGACTTATTCTTGATGTTTACCTGAAATGGATATTTACTCTTCTCAATTCAGACTGAAGGTAGGAGATTAGGAAGCAAAAATGAAGGTGTTCAGTACGTGGACAAATTCTTAAATCTTTTAAGGATTCTGACTTAAAACTATTAATAAAAGGCCTAAAGATGCCATATAAGTTAGGAATTTTGCCATGTAGGGCATCAGTTCAGaaatgatttttattattttacttggACATAATAGAGCAGCACAGAGTATTAGGTGAATATAAAATATGCAGTCCTGTTTCAATTCAGAGAACTACCAAAATTTTTACCAACAGCACTGCAAATAACATCTGGCTTACATAGCAAGACATAGTGACAGCTACTTATGCTAAGTTATCATGACATTTtgtattgaaatatttcttattgATGAAGGCATTAAATCAACTGAAAAGATACCTTGATGCcttggaaagaaattatttaaaagctaGAGAAGAGCACCACAACTTACACCTGCAGAACTACAAGGACAAGCCTATCAACCTTGGAGAGTTTGATCCTGAGAGGTTAGAAGAGAAGTGCTAAGTAGTACATCAGTCTATTTTCTTTGACTGTCTTACAGATTTTGCTTCATTTATCCATTAGTTTTCCTGAAGTGAAAATGTTACCTTAATGTGGTAAGCTGTAAGTTATTTGGCCAAAATTCACCTTGGGCTTTATATGTCCTACTTGTAATTGGATATCTAATTAATTCAAATACTTAAAAGGTACTCTGACAACTccatacattattttttttattttatgggaAATGTACTGTGATGTCCACTATAGTTATCatggtaagaaataaaagatcACTTTAGAGAGTTTTAAGTAACTGTGAGTTGTGATTGGATTTAGAAGGGTGGAAGGAGGAATATTCAGACTTGGCATGCTGCTTGAAGACATTCAAGAACAAATGGAAGGCAACAAAGGCAGCCTGTCATCATTACTGACTTCCTTTGAATCTGCCCAGTCTTTCTGTGAGGTAACTGATTTTATTAAACACTACAATGATTCTGTTTTATTGATGCAAGTCTTGAGAACCTAAGTGCCGTTGTGTGATTGTATGTTCTCCTCTAGTAAGGGCATGATGCTTTTAGATAGCACAttacttcaaaagaaaatatttttaattaaatactaACTTCATAATATGTAATTAACTGTAACAGAAACctatatataaaaacaaaactataCTGAATGTCCTTAGTTCCAGtttcaaaagcatttatttcatAGTAAGAAATTATGAGTAGCTAATTTAACTTCTGCAAAGCTGTTTTGGGGAATTAATCACTATCATTTTGTGggagaaaaaattactttgtccAAGATTACTTTGTCCACGATCTTAAGCTGCAGAATTGCTAGAAGACCAAACAGTACTGTACTACAGAAAATTGAGTTTACTCCTAAGAGTGGTAATATTTTCTCCCAGATCATAAATACACATACACACTTccctcccccaaaaaataaTCTTACTGTCTTCTACAAATCTACAGGTAAGTCTCAACAAATGCTTCTATAACCAATGTTTTGGGTAACTTGAGCTTCAGAGAAAATTGCTAAGAGGGCCTGAGGAGATGCTGTTTGGTAGGAGTCATTCCTTGCAATGCAAGGCCCACATAATCCTGTGTCTATGCTTTGTTACTTTGTACAGAGCCTCACAGTTTCAAGCACTGCTGAACTTCCACAAACAAGAGGTACTGAAACTCCATCTTTTCACAAGAAGTATGAGGGAGAAAGAAGTCAGACAACTGATGTAATCCCACCAGCAAATCAACTTTCTTTAGAAGGCAAAAAGTGCAATCTTTGTCTGCACATGTAAGTGAAAACTTGGAAACAGCTGttgaaattttattaaaaatatacataaaattaATTGCCGAATAAGAAAATTAGGATGACTGAAATCTGAAAAGCAACATGAATATTTCCAGAATAAAAATTCTACAGAATTCTATAACTGCATATCCAAGAATTCCTCCTAGCCTGGTCTTCCTACCTTTCTCAGTCTGAAAGTATTTCCTGAAGCCAAAACACCACCATCATTTGCACCTAGGAGTTAAATCATCTGTATAAAATTCATGACAGCCACACAAATTCAGGATGTGAATAACTAGTCAGAGTACAGTGCCAGTAAAAGATAATTTGCCAATATTTGTGTGGTATTCTTAATTAAACAAGAAAAGGGAGGGATGCAGATCCTTACATAATTAACAATCAAAACTTTCTGAAAACTCTAAATACCATCTCCACCCTCCTGGGAAGCATTTGATATGTGTTAAACATCTCAATGagattagaaaaataaaataagtggTCGCCCCTTAACCAATCTAAGGTTAAAAAGAGACAACTGAAGTTccagcagagaagcagagctTCTGGGAAAAGAATGCAGCATAGAGCACAGTCATATTAACCTAATTCTGTCAGATTACTTTGTAGGGTAGGTGTTAATAGTTCTCTAGTAAAACTCACCTAGCTTccacttttttctctgttattgAAAGACTATTAGTTCAATCTTCTGATCATTATGTTCATGAACAGgcagaaaatattccaaataaaCTTGGTGATCCCGTACACCCTAAGTTAAAAGTACACATCAGGTAACTCAAACAAGGAActgtgttctttttctttcagaaggtGCATCTCAAATATTCCTGTAATTATCTAAAGGCATTAAATTAAAGCCTTAATTACAGTTCAAAGTTACTAAGATACTAAATCATATTTAATGTATGTTGTATCAAAACACTATTAGTGGTAACAGATGGATGTAGCTAAGATTTCATACTACTTTATTATTCCAATGCAGGATTATCAAGATCTCTACTTTTAAGCATTTTTAACACTTGTGAGAAGTCAGGGTGCTTTTGTCAGAATGTGTCCTTTAACTGAAGGGTTAATTATTTTTCAACTCATTAAAACTTCTGCTTACCACCTTTTCAGATAACTGATACAAGTAAAGgtctttctgtaaataaatatgATTTATTCTTAGTTAAGTAATTAATCATTAGTATGATGGATTAGAGATGTTTGTAAGTCTCATcatagaaatattaatttacaataaaaatattctgttttcatgctcaaagaaatacaaatatccaggaaggaaaaactgGAACATCTCCACTCTTCATGCAGAGAAAACCAACTGATTTATCAGATACCAACCTGAGTAAGTCATGAGGGCATATAAAGGTCAGAACCATGCTTAAACCTGATAGAGAATCCTGGGAATACATTCCTTTTATGTCTCAACATGAACATTGTAGTTTTAACAGATGTTACTGCTTAGCAGAGCACAAAACACcaagaataaaaaggaaactAAAAAGAACAGGTCAGAACTAAAAAACCAGGTCAAATTCACTGTGGAATTCTCAGTGACAGACCAAGAGGCAACAGACCCATTGCAGTGCAATTTTCAGTTAGATATGAATGAAAGATTTTGAACTTGCTCAAGCATTGAAACAGTTTGCTCTAGGGAGGCTCTGGCATATCCACTCTCAGAGATATTCAGAACTCAGCTGGACAGGGTTCTAAGCAACTTCCTTTAAGTTGGGCCTGCTTTGAGAGGGGAGAGAATCAGATGACCTCCagaagtcctttccaacctgaattaCTCTATAAATCTAATTCAGCTTCCTAGATAAGTTTCCAAATATTGCCACTGCTAATACTTTCAAGAGCATGACAGTGATGTGCACTCAATgctttgattttgcttttttttctgatctgcATTTATTTAATGTTCTAGAAGATGATTCCAAGCTTGACAACTGAGACACTTCATACCAGTACTTCCACTTCCAGTTTTTGGAGTcaacttcatttttctgcttaaaaacaATTTTACCTTTCCACTGCAGAATATTCTGAAGCTTTTAGAAATTTGCAACTAAAGGAGAACAGCATGAGCTGTCTTACATTCAGTTTTAAGTCTAAATATCCAGGTTTTCTTACCTTTTGTCTATCAGTTCTCCTTGACTTTTTTGTGATATCCTCTTAATTTAACATAACATCCTGGGATTATTGTTTGTACTGGTTGGTGCAATAGTTAAAGCAGTGCCGTACTAGAGCTGCTCAAATTCTCATCCCATTCCTATTATGCTGCACTGTTCCCATAACACTGTGGACAAGGACATGGAGAAcatcattaaagaaaaaaaagccaacaattCTTGGTCTGAAAATAAGCACCACCAGAAAATTACATTCAAAGCTTGCAGACAGGGCTGAAACCTAATCTTTAACTCAATCCTCACTCTCCTGGGGGTGAAAAGTACTTCCTCAAATTGCAGTAGTATTAATGGCAGCAAAAAGCTCTGAAATTACAGTGCTGAAAGCCAAATAATTACCTGAGTACATTAGCCAAAGCTTCCCATATTTCAGACCCTTTTAActtattttttgaattttagGCAGTGATTCAGAAGACTTCTCAGCCTGTGATTCTTACAATGATTCACAAAGCAAGGACCTTGTCAGCTGTGGCACTCTAAGTTACAAATCATTAAATATGAGATTATGTGGAGAGAAACAAGGTACAGTGATTGCAAAAATATGAACATCTACAAGGAAACACTGCttgtagttttatttttctaaagcacACATCTCTTGGTTTCCAGGACTTAGATGCAGATGCCCCAGGGGAAGCAGAGATCAAGTAAAACTCAGGAATTACAAAGAGTCTGTTCAGTCTTGTACCCTATGTAGAAAAAGAAGCTCTGGTTCATCCTGTAAGTGTGATGGGTAATTAACAAACACAGGCTAGCTTTTCAGGGGCAGAAAGGCACACTGCACACCCCAGGCCACGTTTAATTTAGGATAAGCACTCATTAGCACTGTAAATCCAACTTTTACACACCTAGTCAAGTTTAATCTCCGTGCACAACAGATTTAACTTTCCCTGGTTCTTTATGAGTGGAATCCCTTTCATCTTTCATTTATGGCAGGAATATCTCATTTTGCAGAGCCACATAAAAGGATATGAAAATTAGCCATTACTGTGCCAACTTTTATAGTGCCAGCCATTAACCTAATGTAGTATAAACAAGTACTAAAGAAAATTCCAGCTCTATCCTCATATTGTATGACATGCAGCAAAGTCAAGGGGAGCCtgcctaatttaaaaaaaataaatcatctgAACATGAACCTTTTCAAGTCACTTAGATTCTCTCTAGCATAAGAAAAAAttgcttaaagaaaaatataaaatttcataAAGAAGAAAGCATAAATTAACTATTTGTCTCTAGCAAGCCTGTGAAACTACAAATCAAAGTAGTATTCATTATTAGGATTATGACACTGATTATTCTACACTTCCCCACTGCATAAAACTGAATATAAATCTGCATTCCATTTGCCAACTAAACTCAAGAGCAAACACAAAAAGGTTAATCTATCCTCATTTACAAAAAACTTTAAACATATTCAAGTTTTATTCAGCAGTGATAGTTACTTGGTCTTTAATTTAtgctaaagaggaaaaaaaatttaaatgcacagaaaattaccttttttttgtttgttttatacaTGGCCTCAACAACTCCAGCTTATTCACAGAAGAGAGTCTCCACCCAAAAGGCTCAAAAACCCAGTCAGCCAGATGAAGTTGTAACCAGACTTCATGAAAGGTAAGCTGTAGTAATAACTATGTAGTACAATAGAAAACCCCATTGTTGAAGATTCAGCATGGAAAAAACACCAGGTATCATAAGCAGgaataatattttatcttttgcaGTACATGTTGTATATTAGAATTTCACTCtttcatgaaattaaaatatttgcttgaaGAACATGTGTAAACAATTCTTAGATTAGTTCTTCACTCCTAATGTAATGAAGAGTAAAAATGTACCTTCTTTAGCTGAcacatttaataataaaaaagcattcACTTTAAGAGGATGTTCCCATTCAAAGATTCAAAAGCAGGCCTGTATTATTAGAATGCAGCTCTGGTTGCTACCAACTATTGCTCTATAAGTAATAATCCTACTTTTAATTGTTCTTAATATTAAATTACACCATGAGACAAACAAACTGGATTCCTAACAGTAGCACAGACTAGACTGAAATGCAAACAGGTTTTGTCACAGTATTTTGACAGCTTTACTCAATAGCAGGAATTGCCTGGAAGTTCAGCAACTGCAACTGAGAGCTGCACAGTGGCATAGAACACTGTGAGAGAAagttacagcagcagcagcagcagaaagttTCTTACTCTGCATCCTagaacattttttgttttattgcaatGCAGATAGAATACAAATAATGATGGACTGTGCTTTACAATTCCATAGAAAATTCTACTTACCGTAAAATTAACTTGCAACCAAGTGCTATCAAGGTGTATGTATGTGATTCATAGTTTAGACATTCTTTTTCTTACTTAAATggtattttatttacatatctTATCTTTAGGAAATCCTTTGTGGCTGCCAAAACCTGCTGCCCAAGCACATATGATAAAATTATCCTTTCACAGCAATACACACCGAGTAAAAAATCTGCCCAAAGAAAATCTGCAATCAACATCAGAGACAGAAATGCCAGTGATTCCTATGCAAATGTAAGACTTTTGAGTGAAAATTAAAAGCCATACATCTTTCTTGAAAGGACTACCTCCATACCTCATGGCACTGTAGAACATCCCATTCTTAGCAAGCTGATTCCTACAATCTAAGCACATGTAGTGCATTTGAGGGTAAGACAAGCGGGAGTTCAAACCCCAAGCATTTTGGCTTATACATTACTGTATTTCTTTATATAGATACATACAGGCTTGTTGTGCAACTCAGTCTCTGTATAAAAAGTGAAATAGACAAAAAAATACCACTGGATCTTATCTCTAGAATTGTGTTTCATGTACTGAAACAAAGCCTAGCTAGACAAACCACTATCAAAACCTCAAGAAAACCTTCTCAGTACCAAAAACATTCAGCACACTGGAGCTGATACATTAGAAAGGTGTAAATATCCCTCAGTTCAAATGAATACACAAAGAGAGAAATGATTA
Proteins encoded:
- the AKNAD1 gene encoding protein AKNAD1, encoding METTKKCKVPDWMKAQMNNSFADALGCSTDATEEEEDYLAYDGDVGIGCKYNNNSENLNACSCTKDISAILNVACSEDNKNIKAAANYETPLQPEEFSSHHRGTRGTTAAPIEMPGSEASFQQELPVGSPSKADSKEHGTTSRMSTVLLRHFSRGELLSTCPLIECETIPEVSFTESIDDTGSKPEPSEHSKGSLVYEQWAASSEEYPLEKHKEVQAHDKNGNSLNGNRSVSKKPIFSSGQCWCKQDFSQVINEAGQTHTFQNMKDERALFKRTVLPCELKYGQGQAPCCLPDFSEVASEVQVPKKPDNITSVPSTAREKPFPILQSKSVSMNNILENKNYFNSAEVENQEERSISELLRQLQILPQSDFANANIAISSGHTGTPPDVITLRAPVPVQPTHGLLKARLQPGTAASALPAAGKVKAQCLNPSDSLPELTLGEKMSQILKDQTEQLTKKVEDFSKHMIQETLFLQDKYLALNQLKRYLDALERNYLKAREEHHNLHLQNYKDKPINLGEFDPERRVEGGIFRLGMLLEDIQEQMEGNKGSLSSLLTSFESAQSFCESLTVSSTAELPQTRGTETPSFHKKYEGERSQTTDVIPPANQLSLEGKKCNLCLHINTNIQEGKTGTSPLFMQRKPTDLSDTNLSSDSEDFSACDSYNDSQSKDLVSCGTLSYKSLNMRLCGEKQGLRCRCPRGSRDQVKLRNYKESVQSCTLCRKRSSGSSSYSQKRVSTQKAQKPSQPDEVVTRLHERKSFVAAKTCCPSTYDKIILSQQYTPSKKSAQRKSAINIRDRNASDSYANVLSSTLDHAIETANSLKEATERMVQAVSEDLAKVKRKQF